A region of Falco peregrinus isolate bFalPer1 chromosome 13, bFalPer1.pri, whole genome shotgun sequence DNA encodes the following proteins:
- the LOC106112473 gene encoding uncharacterized protein LOC106112473 isoform X2: MSPALSLLLSLASCTLLWGMPLPPRDVRLEAQNFHVHLRWEPDPGSPSSATYQVEWRRRTSPWTKADTCGGNSTGSSWACELYFDKIHDIYWARVRAVAGGELSKWASSSELQLYRDSGKSAKSPDQEERDGNRAAGEGLDEEQGDRGGDTVSNCRPPQAVLAAPGSHPHRALQTEQGGSTVHLQVPEAQHTVLHPDSSRGHGQGAEQGGRAVPSDSGRPRRLSLGPPCCAEWCLPAAGCGRALVHPTAHLPQPLRDAPTKNTWIACISEQALPNKELNVPIRVSTPELEEDSLTLLLQTLLPSHVLPAAQHAAPTVQLLVGESISQGTSGYCANGFGPDCHEGRDTSCTHSQPGHADASQVREVSIGGELEQPMPVGLTRDSYTGDRDYGTSETWLSLHSQFSSKCQCPALEAGSCLPLPTPGRGFSQEDLRESLGIAGHWVPLSSVKLPASEEEDGGQLVCALQPLHGHGTGDSTAQPGNLEQAALDIPLPRPYELPQLPPDVLQAAPFSGYEPHPPADGEP; the protein is encoded by the exons ATGagccctgccctgagcctgctgctgtccctggcCAGCTGCACCCTGCTCTGGG gcatgCCGTTGCCTCCACGGGATGTGAGGCTGGAGGCACAAAACTTCCATGTCCACCTGCGGTGGGAGCCAGACCCTGGCTCACCCAGCAGTGCCACATACCAGGTGGAGTGGAGGAGACG AACCTCTCCCTGGACCAAGGCAGACACCTGTGGGGGGAACAGCACCGGCTCCTCCTGGGCATGTGAGCTGTATTTTGACAAGATCCATGATATCTACTGGGCAAGGGTGAGAGCGGTGGCTGGAGGCGAGCTGTCCAAGTGGGCCTCTTCCAGTGAGCTGCAGCTGTACAGAGACA GTGGGAAAAGTGCCAAGAGCCCTGACCAGGAGGAAAGGGATGGgaacagagctgctggagaagggcTGGATGAAGAGCAAGGGGACAGAGGAGGAGACACAGTGAG CAATTGTCGGCCCCCCCaagctgtcctggctgctccAGGGTCACATCCTCACC GTGCCCTGCAAACGGAGCAGGGAGGAAGCACCGTGCACCTTCAGGTACCTGAAGCCCAGCACACAGTACTGCATCCGGACAGCAGCCGTGGGCAtggccagggagcagagcagggaggccGAGCAGTGCCTAGTGACTCCGGCAGACCCCGCAG GCTTTCCCTGGGtcctccttgctgtgctgagtggtgtcttcctgctgctgggtgTGGCCGGGCTCTGGTTCATCCAACTGCACAtcttccccagcccctcagaGATGCACCTACCAAAAACACTT GGATTGCTTGCATCTCTGAGCAG GCTCTCCCAAACAAAGAGCTGAATGTGCCCATCAGGGTGTCCACCCCCGAGCTTGAGGAGGACTCGctcaccctgctcctgcagaccctgctcccctcccatgtgctgcctgcagctcagcacGCAGCACCCACAGTCCAGCTGCTCGTCGGAGAAAGCATTTCCCAGGGCACAAGTGGCTACTGTGCCAACGGGTTTGGCCCAGACTGCCACGAGGGAAGGGACACGTCCTGcacccacagccagccagggcATGCTGATGCCTCCCAGGTCAGGGAGGTGAGTATTGGGGGTGAGTTGGAGCAGCCAATGCCAGTGGGACTGACCAGAGACAGCTACACAGGTGACAGGGACTATGGGACATCCGAGACGTGGctctccctgcacagccagTTTTCTTCGAAGTgccagtgcccagccctggaagcaggcagctgccttcctctgcccaCACCAGGCCGGGGCTTCAGCCAGGAGGACCTGCGGGAGAGCCTTGGCATAGCAGGGCACTGGGTACCGCTCAGCTCCGTGAAGCTGCCAGCCAgcgaggaggaggatggaggacAGCTTGTCTGTGCTCTCCAGCCCCTGCATGGCCATGGGACTGGTGACAGCACTGCGCAGCCAGGCAACTTGGAGCAGGCAGCGCTGGAcatccccctcccccgcccctaCGAGCTACCCCAGTTGCCCCCCGATgttctgcaggcagctccctTCTCTGGCTATGAGCCACATCCCCCAGCTGATGGTGAGCCATAG
- the LOC106112473 gene encoding uncharacterized protein LOC106112473 isoform X3 — translation MSPALSLLLSLASCTLLWGMPLPPRDVRLEAQNFHVHLRWEPDPGSPSSATYQVEWRRRTSPWTKADTCGGNSTGSSWACELYFDKIHDIYWARVRAVAGGELSKWASSSELQLYRDTIVGPPKLSWLLQGHILTVNITMPLTPYRIKTSSFKPVDQVLLKLWYWLSLYEGDVLIQQVPCKRSREEAPCTFRYLKPSTQYCIRTAAVGMAREQSREAEQCLVTPADPAGFPWVLLAVLSGVFLLLGVAGLWFIQLHIFPSPSEMHLPKTLALPNKELNVPIRVSTPELEEDSLTLLLQTLLPSHVLPAAQHAAPTVQLLVGESISQGTSGYCANGFGPDCHEGRDTSCTHSQPGHADASQVREVSIGGELEQPMPVGLTRDSYTGDRDYGTSETWLSLHSQFSSKCQCPALEAGSCLPLPTPGRGFSQEDLRESLGIAGHWVPLSSVKLPASEEEDGGQLVCALQPLHGHGTGDSTAQPGNLEQAALDIPLPRPYELPQLPPDVLQAAPFSGYEPHPPADGEP, via the exons ATGagccctgccctgagcctgctgctgtccctggcCAGCTGCACCCTGCTCTGGG gcatgCCGTTGCCTCCACGGGATGTGAGGCTGGAGGCACAAAACTTCCATGTCCACCTGCGGTGGGAGCCAGACCCTGGCTCACCCAGCAGTGCCACATACCAGGTGGAGTGGAGGAGACG AACCTCTCCCTGGACCAAGGCAGACACCTGTGGGGGGAACAGCACCGGCTCCTCCTGGGCATGTGAGCTGTATTTTGACAAGATCCATGATATCTACTGGGCAAGGGTGAGAGCGGTGGCTGGAGGCGAGCTGTCCAAGTGGGCCTCTTCCAGTGAGCTGCAGCTGTACAGAGACA CAATTGTCGGCCCCCCCaagctgtcctggctgctccAGGGTCACATCCTCACCGTAAATATCACCATGCCGCTCACTCCCTACAGAATCAAAACCAGTTCTTTCAAGCCGGTTGACCAAGTGCTGCTCAAGCTGTGGTACTGGCTGAGCCTGTATGAAGGGGATGTGCTCATTCAGCAA GTGCCCTGCAAACGGAGCAGGGAGGAAGCACCGTGCACCTTCAGGTACCTGAAGCCCAGCACACAGTACTGCATCCGGACAGCAGCCGTGGGCAtggccagggagcagagcagggaggccGAGCAGTGCCTAGTGACTCCGGCAGACCCCGCAG GCTTTCCCTGGGtcctccttgctgtgctgagtggtgtcttcctgctgctgggtgTGGCCGGGCTCTGGTTCATCCAACTGCACAtcttccccagcccctcagaGATGCACCTACCAAAAACACTT GCTCTCCCAAACAAAGAGCTGAATGTGCCCATCAGGGTGTCCACCCCCGAGCTTGAGGAGGACTCGctcaccctgctcctgcagaccctgctcccctcccatgtgctgcctgcagctcagcacGCAGCACCCACAGTCCAGCTGCTCGTCGGAGAAAGCATTTCCCAGGGCACAAGTGGCTACTGTGCCAACGGGTTTGGCCCAGACTGCCACGAGGGAAGGGACACGTCCTGcacccacagccagccagggcATGCTGATGCCTCCCAGGTCAGGGAGGTGAGTATTGGGGGTGAGTTGGAGCAGCCAATGCCAGTGGGACTGACCAGAGACAGCTACACAGGTGACAGGGACTATGGGACATCCGAGACGTGGctctccctgcacagccagTTTTCTTCGAAGTgccagtgcccagccctggaagcaggcagctgccttcctctgcccaCACCAGGCCGGGGCTTCAGCCAGGAGGACCTGCGGGAGAGCCTTGGCATAGCAGGGCACTGGGTACCGCTCAGCTCCGTGAAGCTGCCAGCCAgcgaggaggaggatggaggacAGCTTGTCTGTGCTCTCCAGCCCCTGCATGGCCATGGGACTGGTGACAGCACTGCGCAGCCAGGCAACTTGGAGCAGGCAGCGCTGGAcatccccctcccccgcccctaCGAGCTACCCCAGTTGCCCCCCGATgttctgcaggcagctccctTCTCTGGCTATGAGCCACATCCCCCAGCTGATGGTGAGCCATAG
- the LOC106112473 gene encoding interleukin-22 receptor subunit alpha-2-like isoform X7 encodes MSPALSLLLSLASCTLLWGMPLPPRDVRLEAQNFHVHLRWEPDPGSPSSATYQVEWRRRTSPWTKADTCGGNSTGSSWACELYFDKIHDIYWARVRAVAGGELSKWASSSELQLYRDTIVGPPKLSWLLQGHILTVNITMPLTPYRIKTSSFKPVDQVLLKLWYWLSLYEGDVLIQQVPCKRSREEAPCTFRYLKPSTQYCIRTAAVGMAREQSREAEQCLVTPADPAGFPWVLLAVLSGVFLLLGVAGLWFIQLHIFPSPSEMHLPKTLGLLASLSRLSQTKS; translated from the exons ATGagccctgccctgagcctgctgctgtccctggcCAGCTGCACCCTGCTCTGGG gcatgCCGTTGCCTCCACGGGATGTGAGGCTGGAGGCACAAAACTTCCATGTCCACCTGCGGTGGGAGCCAGACCCTGGCTCACCCAGCAGTGCCACATACCAGGTGGAGTGGAGGAGACG AACCTCTCCCTGGACCAAGGCAGACACCTGTGGGGGGAACAGCACCGGCTCCTCCTGGGCATGTGAGCTGTATTTTGACAAGATCCATGATATCTACTGGGCAAGGGTGAGAGCGGTGGCTGGAGGCGAGCTGTCCAAGTGGGCCTCTTCCAGTGAGCTGCAGCTGTACAGAGACA CAATTGTCGGCCCCCCCaagctgtcctggctgctccAGGGTCACATCCTCACCGTAAATATCACCATGCCGCTCACTCCCTACAGAATCAAAACCAGTTCTTTCAAGCCGGTTGACCAAGTGCTGCTCAAGCTGTGGTACTGGCTGAGCCTGTATGAAGGGGATGTGCTCATTCAGCAA GTGCCCTGCAAACGGAGCAGGGAGGAAGCACCGTGCACCTTCAGGTACCTGAAGCCCAGCACACAGTACTGCATCCGGACAGCAGCCGTGGGCAtggccagggagcagagcagggaggccGAGCAGTGCCTAGTGACTCCGGCAGACCCCGCAG GCTTTCCCTGGGtcctccttgctgtgctgagtggtgtcttcctgctgctgggtgTGGCCGGGCTCTGGTTCATCCAACTGCACAtcttccccagcccctcagaGATGCACCTACCAAAAACACTT GGATTGCTTGCATCTCTGAGCAG GCTCTCCCAAACAAAGAGCTGA
- the LOC106112473 gene encoding uncharacterized protein LOC106112473 isoform X4, with the protein MSPALSLLLSLASCTLLWGMPLPPRDVRLEAQNFHVHLRWEPDPGSPSSATYQVEWRRRTSPWTKADTCGGNSTGSSWACELYFDKIHDIYWARVRAVAGGELSKWASSSELQLYRDTIVGPPKLSWLLQGHILTVPCKRSREEAPCTFRYLKPSTQYCIRTAAVGMAREQSREAEQCLVTPADPAGFPWVLLAVLSGVFLLLGVAGLWFIQLHIFPSPSEMHLPKTLQALPNKELNVPIRVSTPELEEDSLTLLLQTLLPSHVLPAAQHAAPTVQLLVGESISQGTSGYCANGFGPDCHEGRDTSCTHSQPGHADASQVREVSIGGELEQPMPVGLTRDSYTGDRDYGTSETWLSLHSQFSSKCQCPALEAGSCLPLPTPGRGFSQEDLRESLGIAGHWVPLSSVKLPASEEEDGGQLVCALQPLHGHGTGDSTAQPGNLEQAALDIPLPRPYELPQLPPDVLQAAPFSGYEPHPPADGEP; encoded by the exons ATGagccctgccctgagcctgctgctgtccctggcCAGCTGCACCCTGCTCTGGG gcatgCCGTTGCCTCCACGGGATGTGAGGCTGGAGGCACAAAACTTCCATGTCCACCTGCGGTGGGAGCCAGACCCTGGCTCACCCAGCAGTGCCACATACCAGGTGGAGTGGAGGAGACG AACCTCTCCCTGGACCAAGGCAGACACCTGTGGGGGGAACAGCACCGGCTCCTCCTGGGCATGTGAGCTGTATTTTGACAAGATCCATGATATCTACTGGGCAAGGGTGAGAGCGGTGGCTGGAGGCGAGCTGTCCAAGTGGGCCTCTTCCAGTGAGCTGCAGCTGTACAGAGACA CAATTGTCGGCCCCCCCaagctgtcctggctgctccAGGGTCACATCCTCACC GTGCCCTGCAAACGGAGCAGGGAGGAAGCACCGTGCACCTTCAGGTACCTGAAGCCCAGCACACAGTACTGCATCCGGACAGCAGCCGTGGGCAtggccagggagcagagcagggaggccGAGCAGTGCCTAGTGACTCCGGCAGACCCCGCAG GCTTTCCCTGGGtcctccttgctgtgctgagtggtgtcttcctgctgctgggtgTGGCCGGGCTCTGGTTCATCCAACTGCACAtcttccccagcccctcagaGATGCACCTACCAAAAACACTT CAGGCTCTCCCAAACAAAGAGCTGAATGTGCCCATCAGGGTGTCCACCCCCGAGCTTGAGGAGGACTCGctcaccctgctcctgcagaccctgctcccctcccatgtgctgcctgcagctcagcacGCAGCACCCACAGTCCAGCTGCTCGTCGGAGAAAGCATTTCCCAGGGCACAAGTGGCTACTGTGCCAACGGGTTTGGCCCAGACTGCCACGAGGGAAGGGACACGTCCTGcacccacagccagccagggcATGCTGATGCCTCCCAGGTCAGGGAGGTGAGTATTGGGGGTGAGTTGGAGCAGCCAATGCCAGTGGGACTGACCAGAGACAGCTACACAGGTGACAGGGACTATGGGACATCCGAGACGTGGctctccctgcacagccagTTTTCTTCGAAGTgccagtgcccagccctggaagcaggcagctgccttcctctgcccaCACCAGGCCGGGGCTTCAGCCAGGAGGACCTGCGGGAGAGCCTTGGCATAGCAGGGCACTGGGTACCGCTCAGCTCCGTGAAGCTGCCAGCCAgcgaggaggaggatggaggacAGCTTGTCTGTGCTCTCCAGCCCCTGCATGGCCATGGGACTGGTGACAGCACTGCGCAGCCAGGCAACTTGGAGCAGGCAGCGCTGGAcatccccctcccccgcccctaCGAGCTACCCCAGTTGCCCCCCGATgttctgcaggcagctccctTCTCTGGCTATGAGCCACATCCCCCAGCTGATGGTGAGCCATAG
- the LOC106112473 gene encoding uncharacterized protein LOC106112473 isoform X1, with the protein MSPALSLLLSLASCTLLWGMPLPPRDVRLEAQNFHVHLRWEPDPGSPSSATYQVEWRRRTSPWTKADTCGGNSTGSSWACELYFDKIHDIYWARVRAVAGGELSKWASSSELQLYRDTIVGPPKLSWLLQGHILTVNITMPLTPYRIKTSSFKPVDQVLLKLWYWLSLYEGDVLIQQVPCKRSREEAPCTFRYLKPSTQYCIRTAAVGMAREQSREAEQCLVTPADPAGFPWVLLAVLSGVFLLLGVAGLWFIQLHIFPSPSEMHLPKTLQALPNKELNVPIRVSTPELEEDSLTLLLQTLLPSHVLPAAQHAAPTVQLLVGESISQGTSGYCANGFGPDCHEGRDTSCTHSQPGHADASQVREVSIGGELEQPMPVGLTRDSYTGDRDYGTSETWLSLHSQFSSKCQCPALEAGSCLPLPTPGRGFSQEDLRESLGIAGHWVPLSSVKLPASEEEDGGQLVCALQPLHGHGTGDSTAQPGNLEQAALDIPLPRPYELPQLPPDVLQAAPFSGYEPHPPADGEP; encoded by the exons ATGagccctgccctgagcctgctgctgtccctggcCAGCTGCACCCTGCTCTGGG gcatgCCGTTGCCTCCACGGGATGTGAGGCTGGAGGCACAAAACTTCCATGTCCACCTGCGGTGGGAGCCAGACCCTGGCTCACCCAGCAGTGCCACATACCAGGTGGAGTGGAGGAGACG AACCTCTCCCTGGACCAAGGCAGACACCTGTGGGGGGAACAGCACCGGCTCCTCCTGGGCATGTGAGCTGTATTTTGACAAGATCCATGATATCTACTGGGCAAGGGTGAGAGCGGTGGCTGGAGGCGAGCTGTCCAAGTGGGCCTCTTCCAGTGAGCTGCAGCTGTACAGAGACA CAATTGTCGGCCCCCCCaagctgtcctggctgctccAGGGTCACATCCTCACCGTAAATATCACCATGCCGCTCACTCCCTACAGAATCAAAACCAGTTCTTTCAAGCCGGTTGACCAAGTGCTGCTCAAGCTGTGGTACTGGCTGAGCCTGTATGAAGGGGATGTGCTCATTCAGCAA GTGCCCTGCAAACGGAGCAGGGAGGAAGCACCGTGCACCTTCAGGTACCTGAAGCCCAGCACACAGTACTGCATCCGGACAGCAGCCGTGGGCAtggccagggagcagagcagggaggccGAGCAGTGCCTAGTGACTCCGGCAGACCCCGCAG GCTTTCCCTGGGtcctccttgctgtgctgagtggtgtcttcctgctgctgggtgTGGCCGGGCTCTGGTTCATCCAACTGCACAtcttccccagcccctcagaGATGCACCTACCAAAAACACTT CAGGCTCTCCCAAACAAAGAGCTGAATGTGCCCATCAGGGTGTCCACCCCCGAGCTTGAGGAGGACTCGctcaccctgctcctgcagaccctgctcccctcccatgtgctgcctgcagctcagcacGCAGCACCCACAGTCCAGCTGCTCGTCGGAGAAAGCATTTCCCAGGGCACAAGTGGCTACTGTGCCAACGGGTTTGGCCCAGACTGCCACGAGGGAAGGGACACGTCCTGcacccacagccagccagggcATGCTGATGCCTCCCAGGTCAGGGAGGTGAGTATTGGGGGTGAGTTGGAGCAGCCAATGCCAGTGGGACTGACCAGAGACAGCTACACAGGTGACAGGGACTATGGGACATCCGAGACGTGGctctccctgcacagccagTTTTCTTCGAAGTgccagtgcccagccctggaagcaggcagctgccttcctctgcccaCACCAGGCCGGGGCTTCAGCCAGGAGGACCTGCGGGAGAGCCTTGGCATAGCAGGGCACTGGGTACCGCTCAGCTCCGTGAAGCTGCCAGCCAgcgaggaggaggatggaggacAGCTTGTCTGTGCTCTCCAGCCCCTGCATGGCCATGGGACTGGTGACAGCACTGCGCAGCCAGGCAACTTGGAGCAGGCAGCGCTGGAcatccccctcccccgcccctaCGAGCTACCCCAGTTGCCCCCCGATgttctgcaggcagctccctTCTCTGGCTATGAGCCACATCCCCCAGCTGATGGTGAGCCATAG
- the LOC106112473 gene encoding interferon lambda receptor 1-like isoform X5 → MSPALSLLLSLASCTLLWGMPLPPRDVRLEAQNFHVHLRWEPDPGSPSSATYQVEWRRRTSPWTKADTCGGNSTGSSWACELYFDKIHDIYWARVRAVAGGELSKWASSSELQLYRDTIVGPPKLSWLLQGHILTVNITMPLTPYRIKTSSFKPVDQVLLKLWYWLSLYEGDVLIQQVPCKRSREEAPCTFRYLKPSTQYCIRTAAVGMAREQSREAEQCLVTPADPAGFPWVLLAVLSGVFLLLGVAGLWFIQLHIFPSPSEMHLPKTLQALPNKELNVPIRVSTPELEEDSLTLLLQTLLPSHVLPAAQHAAPTVQLLVGESISQGTSGYCANGFGPDCHEGRDTSCTHSQPGHADASQVREPVFFEVPVPSPGSRQLPSSAHTRPGLQPGGPAGEPWHSRALGTAQLREAASQRGGGWRTACLCSPAPAWPWDW, encoded by the exons ATGagccctgccctgagcctgctgctgtccctggcCAGCTGCACCCTGCTCTGGG gcatgCCGTTGCCTCCACGGGATGTGAGGCTGGAGGCACAAAACTTCCATGTCCACCTGCGGTGGGAGCCAGACCCTGGCTCACCCAGCAGTGCCACATACCAGGTGGAGTGGAGGAGACG AACCTCTCCCTGGACCAAGGCAGACACCTGTGGGGGGAACAGCACCGGCTCCTCCTGGGCATGTGAGCTGTATTTTGACAAGATCCATGATATCTACTGGGCAAGGGTGAGAGCGGTGGCTGGAGGCGAGCTGTCCAAGTGGGCCTCTTCCAGTGAGCTGCAGCTGTACAGAGACA CAATTGTCGGCCCCCCCaagctgtcctggctgctccAGGGTCACATCCTCACCGTAAATATCACCATGCCGCTCACTCCCTACAGAATCAAAACCAGTTCTTTCAAGCCGGTTGACCAAGTGCTGCTCAAGCTGTGGTACTGGCTGAGCCTGTATGAAGGGGATGTGCTCATTCAGCAA GTGCCCTGCAAACGGAGCAGGGAGGAAGCACCGTGCACCTTCAGGTACCTGAAGCCCAGCACACAGTACTGCATCCGGACAGCAGCCGTGGGCAtggccagggagcagagcagggaggccGAGCAGTGCCTAGTGACTCCGGCAGACCCCGCAG GCTTTCCCTGGGtcctccttgctgtgctgagtggtgtcttcctgctgctgggtgTGGCCGGGCTCTGGTTCATCCAACTGCACAtcttccccagcccctcagaGATGCACCTACCAAAAACACTT CAGGCTCTCCCAAACAAAGAGCTGAATGTGCCCATCAGGGTGTCCACCCCCGAGCTTGAGGAGGACTCGctcaccctgctcctgcagaccctgctcccctcccatgtgctgcctgcagctcagcacGCAGCACCCACAGTCCAGCTGCTCGTCGGAGAAAGCATTTCCCAGGGCACAAGTGGCTACTGTGCCAACGGGTTTGGCCCAGACTGCCACGAGGGAAGGGACACGTCCTGcacccacagccagccagggcATGCTGATGCCTCCCAGGTCAGGGAG ccagTTTTCTTCGAAGTgccagtgcccagccctggaagcaggcagctgccttcctctgcccaCACCAGGCCGGGGCTTCAGCCAGGAGGACCTGCGGGAGAGCCTTGGCATAGCAGGGCACTGGGTACCGCTCAGCTCCGTGAAGCTGCCAGCCAgcgaggaggaggatggaggacAGCTTGTCTGTGCTCTCCAGCCCCTGCATGGCCATGGGACTGGTGA
- the LOC106112473 gene encoding interleukin-22 receptor subunit alpha-2-like isoform X8, whose product MSPALSLLLSLASCTLLWGMPLPPRDVRLEAQNFHVHLRWEPDPGSPSSATYQVEWRRRTSPWTKADTCGGNSTGSSWACELYFDKIHDIYWARVRAVAGGELSKWASSSELQLYRDTIVGPPKLSWLLQGHILTVNITMPLTPYRIKTSSFKPVDQVLLKLWYWLSLYEGDVLIQQVPCKRSREEAPCTFRYLKPSTQYCIRTAAVGMAREQSREAEQCLVTPADPAGFPWVLLAVLSGVFLLLGVAGLWFIQLHIFPSPSEMHLPKTLGLLASLSR is encoded by the exons ATGagccctgccctgagcctgctgctgtccctggcCAGCTGCACCCTGCTCTGGG gcatgCCGTTGCCTCCACGGGATGTGAGGCTGGAGGCACAAAACTTCCATGTCCACCTGCGGTGGGAGCCAGACCCTGGCTCACCCAGCAGTGCCACATACCAGGTGGAGTGGAGGAGACG AACCTCTCCCTGGACCAAGGCAGACACCTGTGGGGGGAACAGCACCGGCTCCTCCTGGGCATGTGAGCTGTATTTTGACAAGATCCATGATATCTACTGGGCAAGGGTGAGAGCGGTGGCTGGAGGCGAGCTGTCCAAGTGGGCCTCTTCCAGTGAGCTGCAGCTGTACAGAGACA CAATTGTCGGCCCCCCCaagctgtcctggctgctccAGGGTCACATCCTCACCGTAAATATCACCATGCCGCTCACTCCCTACAGAATCAAAACCAGTTCTTTCAAGCCGGTTGACCAAGTGCTGCTCAAGCTGTGGTACTGGCTGAGCCTGTATGAAGGGGATGTGCTCATTCAGCAA GTGCCCTGCAAACGGAGCAGGGAGGAAGCACCGTGCACCTTCAGGTACCTGAAGCCCAGCACACAGTACTGCATCCGGACAGCAGCCGTGGGCAtggccagggagcagagcagggaggccGAGCAGTGCCTAGTGACTCCGGCAGACCCCGCAG GCTTTCCCTGGGtcctccttgctgtgctgagtggtgtcttcctgctgctgggtgTGGCCGGGCTCTGGTTCATCCAACTGCACAtcttccccagcccctcagaGATGCACCTACCAAAAACACTT GGATTGCTTGCATCTCTGAGCAGGTGA
- the LOC106112473 gene encoding uncharacterized protein LOC106112473 isoform X6 yields MGRRVLGEAWSDTMGNHVNKGGKSAKSPDQEERDGNRAAGEGLDEEQGDRGGDTVSNCRPPQAVLAAPGSHPHRALQTEQGGSTVHLQVPEAQHTVLHPDSSRGHGQGAEQGGRAVPSDSGRPRRLSLGPPCCAEWCLPAAGCGRALVHPTAHLPQPLRDAPTKNTWIACISEQALPNKELNVPIRVSTPELEEDSLTLLLQTLLPSHVLPAAQHAAPTVQLLVGESISQGTSGYCANGFGPDCHEGRDTSCTHSQPGHADASQVREVSIGGELEQPMPVGLTRDSYTGDRDYGTSETWLSLHSQFSSKCQCPALEAGSCLPLPTPGRGFSQEDLRESLGIAGHWVPLSSVKLPASEEEDGGQLVCALQPLHGHGTGDSTAQPGNLEQAALDIPLPRPYELPQLPPDVLQAAPFSGYEPHPPADGEP; encoded by the exons ATGGGGAGAAGGGTCCTTGGAGAGGCCTGGTCAGATACGATGGGAAATCATGTGAATAAAGGTGGGAAAAGTGCCAAGAGCCCTGACCAGGAGGAAAGGGATGGgaacagagctgctggagaagggcTGGATGAAGAGCAAGGGGACAGAGGAGGAGACACAGTGAG CAATTGTCGGCCCCCCCaagctgtcctggctgctccAGGGTCACATCCTCACC GTGCCCTGCAAACGGAGCAGGGAGGAAGCACCGTGCACCTTCAGGTACCTGAAGCCCAGCACACAGTACTGCATCCGGACAGCAGCCGTGGGCAtggccagggagcagagcagggaggccGAGCAGTGCCTAGTGACTCCGGCAGACCCCGCAG GCTTTCCCTGGGtcctccttgctgtgctgagtggtgtcttcctgctgctgggtgTGGCCGGGCTCTGGTTCATCCAACTGCACAtcttccccagcccctcagaGATGCACCTACCAAAAACACTT GGATTGCTTGCATCTCTGAGCAG GCTCTCCCAAACAAAGAGCTGAATGTGCCCATCAGGGTGTCCACCCCCGAGCTTGAGGAGGACTCGctcaccctgctcctgcagaccctgctcccctcccatgtgctgcctgcagctcagcacGCAGCACCCACAGTCCAGCTGCTCGTCGGAGAAAGCATTTCCCAGGGCACAAGTGGCTACTGTGCCAACGGGTTTGGCCCAGACTGCCACGAGGGAAGGGACACGTCCTGcacccacagccagccagggcATGCTGATGCCTCCCAGGTCAGGGAGGTGAGTATTGGGGGTGAGTTGGAGCAGCCAATGCCAGTGGGACTGACCAGAGACAGCTACACAGGTGACAGGGACTATGGGACATCCGAGACGTGGctctccctgcacagccagTTTTCTTCGAAGTgccagtgcccagccctggaagcaggcagctgccttcctctgcccaCACCAGGCCGGGGCTTCAGCCAGGAGGACCTGCGGGAGAGCCTTGGCATAGCAGGGCACTGGGTACCGCTCAGCTCCGTGAAGCTGCCAGCCAgcgaggaggaggatggaggacAGCTTGTCTGTGCTCTCCAGCCCCTGCATGGCCATGGGACTGGTGACAGCACTGCGCAGCCAGGCAACTTGGAGCAGGCAGCGCTGGAcatccccctcccccgcccctaCGAGCTACCCCAGTTGCCCCCCGATgttctgcaggcagctccctTCTCTGGCTATGAGCCACATCCCCCAGCTGATGGTGAGCCATAG